The window AGTTTAACAATTAGTCCAAATCCTGTAGATCAAAAAGCTACATTTACCTATGAATTATTTGAAAAAGATTTGCAACAGGTAGAATTAGAAATTTATGATCTTAACGGTTTAAGAATGTACCACACAACGTTGAAAAACACAAATGACACTGTAGAAGTAGGAATGTCTCACTTTAAGCCTACCCAATACATCGTGTTAATTAAAAGCAATGGTAAAATCTTAATACAAAACTATTTAATTAAAAAATAGCTACATGAAAAGAACTGGTATTTTATACTTTATCCTATTATTAGTAAGTATATCTGTGAACGCCCAAGAATATACTTGGGCAGCTCGTGGCGGTGGTGATGTCAACTTTGGTAGTAATCCTAATTCTACTAATGAGTATGAACATATAAGGGATATTGTTGTTGACAGCCAGAACAACTATTATTATCTAGCAACTGTTTCTAGTAATAATACCAATTTGAATGGTGTCCCTTTTACCAATTATAATAGACCTAATTTTAATAATGACACTTATTTATTTTCAACAGACTGTAGTGGCAATTTTAGATGGCAAAAAACAATAGGAGGTTATAGTGATGAGCTGACTCAACATTTAAGTTTAGACTCAAGCGATAATGTTTATAT is drawn from Nonlabens dokdonensis DSW-6 and contains these coding sequences:
- a CDS encoding T9SS type A sorting domain-containing protein; the protein is MSPNPVDQKATFTYELFEKDLQQVELEIYDLNGLRMYHTTLKNTNDTVEVGMSHFKPTQYIVLIKSNGKILIQNYLIKK